The proteins below come from a single Prochlorococcus marinus str. MIT 9215 genomic window:
- a CDS encoding NAD(P)H-quinone oxidoreductase subunit O has product MTDSIPKKPFKKGSLVFVDRENYIKSIEALASDDDLPNYVFEGPGEILSVKDEYAQVRWRRPVPDVWLKLDQLKEYTQ; this is encoded by the coding sequence ATGACAGATTCTATTCCAAAGAAACCTTTTAAGAAAGGAAGCTTAGTTTTTGTCGATAGAGAAAATTATATAAAAAGTATCGAAGCCCTAGCCAGTGATGATGATCTACCTAATTATGTCTTTGAGGGTCCTGGAGAGATTCTTTCAGTCAAAGACGAATATGCTCAGGTTAGATGGCGCAGACCTGTTCCAGATGTTTGGTTGAAATTAGATCAACTTAAAGAATATACTCAATAA
- a CDS encoding TIGR01777 family oxidoreductase, whose translation MRILLLGCTGFVGKELVPTLLNKNHEIYIVSRKPISKLKLDLDFNKFKFLQIDLSKEKNWNNENLLNILRETDGIINLMGEPIAEKKWTSEQKQKIENSRINTTKFMMKTLKNLKINPKVIINGSAIGYYGTSLSSEFTENSPGGKDFLSNLCKEWEAVAAEKPLFTRLVIFRIGIVLERDGGALGKMLPIFKVGLGGPIGDGKQWMSWIHRTDLCALIIKALVDKKYSGVFNAVAPNPVLMKEFSQTLGKCLNRPNLLPVPGAVLKILLGDGAKVVLEGQKVISSKIKNYNFKYPLLEKAIYAATKN comes from the coding sequence ATGCGTATTTTACTACTTGGCTGCACTGGATTTGTTGGTAAAGAATTAGTACCAACACTACTCAATAAAAATCACGAAATTTACATTGTAAGTAGAAAACCCATTAGTAAATTAAAGCTTGATTTAGATTTCAATAAGTTTAAATTTTTGCAAATAGATTTATCAAAAGAAAAAAACTGGAATAACGAAAATCTTCTAAATATTTTAAGAGAGACAGATGGAATTATTAACTTGATGGGAGAACCCATAGCAGAAAAAAAATGGACTTCTGAACAAAAACAGAAGATTGAAAATAGTCGTATTAACACCACGAAATTTATGATGAAGACCCTTAAAAATTTAAAAATAAACCCAAAAGTCATTATAAATGGATCAGCTATAGGTTATTACGGTACAAGTTTGTCTAGTGAATTCACTGAAAATAGTCCTGGAGGAAAAGACTTTTTATCTAATCTTTGCAAAGAATGGGAAGCGGTCGCCGCTGAAAAACCATTGTTCACAAGGTTAGTTATTTTTAGAATTGGAATTGTTCTAGAGAGAGACGGAGGAGCATTAGGGAAAATGCTCCCTATATTTAAAGTTGGATTAGGTGGACCAATTGGAGATGGTAAGCAATGGATGAGTTGGATTCATAGAACTGATTTATGTGCATTAATTATTAAAGCATTAGTTGATAAAAAATATTCGGGAGTATTTAATGCTGTTGCGCCAAATCCAGTATTAATGAAGGAATTTTCTCAGACTTTAGGCAAATGTCTTAATAGACCTAATTTACTTCCAGTGCCTGGAGCAGTTTTAAAAATATTGTTAGGTGATGGAGCGAAAGTTGTTTTAGAAGGACAAAAAGTAATTAGCAGTAAAATCAAAAATTATAATTTTAAATATCCTCTTCTTGAGAAAGCAATTTACGCCGCCACCAAGAATTAA
- a CDS encoding HesB/IscA family protein — MENLEVKQEIKNSDDGKGILITNDAIEQISNLLKGQSDKKALRVGVRSGGCSGMSYTMDFIGTDEINPDDKIYDYSLKTDQSFQVVCDPKSLLYIYGMQLDFSKELIGGGFNFVNPNASQTCGCGSSFAV, encoded by the coding sequence ATTAAAAATTCTGATGATGGTAAAGGTATCTTAATTACGAATGATGCTATAGAACAAATTTCAAATTTATTGAAGGGCCAAAGTGATAAAAAAGCACTAAGAGTAGGAGTAAGATCTGGCGGTTGTAGTGGGATGAGTTATACGATGGATTTTATAGGAACTGATGAAATAAATCCCGATGATAAAATTTATGATTATTCATTAAAAACCGATCAAAGCTTTCAAGTTGTTTGCGATCCTAAAAGTCTTTTATATATTTATGGAATGCAGCTAGATTTTAGTAAGGAATTAATTGGAGGTGGCTTTAATTTTGTAAATCCCAATGCCTCTCAAACTTGCGGTTGTGGAAGCTCTTTTGCAGTTTAA
- a CDS encoding tetratricopeptide repeat protein: MNNEINPIEEDFNAALSRYKAGHDLIPIVQDFQKIIQQIPNHFAAWTCLSWLQLLLKNNEEALSAARQAVRLNQQDPQARMNLSLALLATNNKGVRDHIELIKKMSMMMPDVKSELKESVEDGLSRYPDWPELTKVKKWLEF; this comes from the coding sequence ATGAATAACGAAATTAATCCCATTGAAGAGGATTTTAATGCAGCTTTATCAAGATATAAAGCAGGGCATGATTTAATTCCAATTGTTCAAGATTTTCAAAAAATTATACAGCAAATTCCAAATCATTTTGCTGCTTGGACTTGTTTATCATGGCTTCAATTACTTTTGAAAAATAATGAAGAAGCTTTGTCAGCTGCCAGACAAGCTGTTCGATTAAATCAGCAAGATCCACAAGCAAGAATGAATTTGTCTTTAGCTCTTTTGGCCACCAATAATAAAGGTGTTAGGGATCATATTGAGTTAATAAAAAAAATGTCTATGATGATGCCAGATGTGAAAAGTGAGTTGAAAGAATCTGTTGAAGACGGATTAAGTAGATATCCAGATTGGCCTGAGTTAACCAAGGTAAAAAAATGGTTGGAATTTTAA
- a CDS encoding J domain-containing protein — protein sequence MEKNLYEELGLKQNATISEIKSSYRSLVKQHHPDAGGKKERFLAIQNAWETLNDPIKKKQYDSSFSFSSSSFDSLNENWEEKFNSKKHTSSNKDKEVEIWIKEIYSPINRLISQIIKPLNNEIKELSADPYDDELMENFCSYIILSQQKIEKVEKIYNKKIIPKSISALGLDLYRCFSQVKDALSEFDRYTQGYVDNYLFDGKEMIKEAKRIQSKISIEKKNKKF from the coding sequence ATGGAAAAAAATTTATATGAAGAATTAGGTCTCAAACAAAATGCAACCATAAGTGAAATTAAATCTTCATATCGCTCTTTAGTTAAGCAACATCATCCAGATGCAGGCGGTAAGAAAGAACGATTTCTTGCAATACAAAATGCCTGGGAAACTCTAAATGACCCTATCAAAAAGAAACAATACGATAGCAGTTTTTCCTTTTCCAGCTCATCATTTGATTCATTAAATGAAAATTGGGAAGAGAAATTTAATTCAAAAAAACATACTTCTTCAAATAAGGACAAAGAAGTTGAAATATGGATTAAAGAAATTTATAGTCCGATAAATAGATTAATTAGTCAAATCATTAAACCTTTAAATAACGAAATAAAAGAACTATCTGCGGATCCATATGATGACGAACTAATGGAAAATTTTTGCAGTTATATTATTCTTTCACAACAAAAAATAGAAAAAGTTGAAAAAATCTATAACAAAAAAATAATTCCAAAGTCTATTTCAGCTTTAGGCCTCGATCTTTATCGCTGTTTTTCACAAGTTAAAGATGCGCTATCAGAATTTGATAGATATACACAAGGATACGTAGATAATTACTTATTTGATGGCAAAGAAATGATCAAAGAAGCAAAAAGAATTCAATCAAAGATTTCTATAGAGAAAAAAAATAAAAAATTTTAG
- a CDS encoding lipid-A-disaccharide synthase-related protein, translating to MFKILILSNGHGEDLSGSLIAKQFVKSGYSVHALPIVGMGNHYKKEKIKIIGKTKEFRTGGIGYNSFKGRLTEIFGGEIFYLLKKLYLTFQIRKKYDYFFVVGDIVPVFFAWVCNKDFFTYLVAYSSHYEGKLKLPWPSKFFLLSEKTKKIYTRDSLTANDLTLQLKKKVSFLGNPFMDKFFPRNKELNKDEFSIGLFPGSRFPEILDNFVLILELLEALSHLRYFQTIQFNFAIVNALSSSKIKEIFQKRGWLKIENIKDNNLLKFQYKFLEVNIYWNNFDEILLKSRCCISMAGTAAEQAIGLGKPVIQIEGKGPQFTKTFAEAQRRLLGKYVFCASNYKDKNDQINQTIKLIIKIMYLIQLNKKFMISCNENAKKRLGENKACLKIVDDINIAIKND from the coding sequence TTGTTTAAGATTTTAATTTTAAGTAATGGGCATGGAGAAGATCTATCTGGCAGTTTAATAGCTAAACAATTCGTAAAAAGTGGTTATTCTGTTCATGCTTTGCCAATTGTTGGTATGGGAAACCATTACAAAAAAGAAAAAATTAAGATTATCGGTAAAACTAAGGAATTTAGAACTGGAGGAATTGGGTATAATTCTTTTAAGGGAAGACTTACTGAGATATTTGGAGGAGAAATATTTTATCTTCTAAAAAAATTATATTTAACTTTTCAAATAAGAAAAAAATATGATTATTTTTTTGTAGTTGGAGATATTGTGCCAGTTTTTTTTGCATGGGTTTGTAACAAAGATTTTTTTACATATCTAGTAGCTTATTCCAGCCATTATGAAGGGAAGTTGAAATTACCATGGCCTTCTAAATTTTTCTTGCTCTCAGAAAAAACAAAAAAAATTTATACGAGAGATTCCCTTACAGCTAATGATTTAACATTGCAATTAAAAAAGAAAGTGTCTTTTTTAGGCAACCCATTTATGGATAAGTTTTTTCCTAGAAACAAAGAATTAAATAAAGATGAATTTAGTATTGGATTATTTCCAGGAAGTAGATTCCCTGAGATTTTAGATAATTTTGTTTTGATTTTAGAGTTATTAGAGGCATTGTCACATTTAAGATATTTTCAAACAATCCAGTTTAATTTTGCAATAGTTAATGCTTTATCTTCATCAAAAATAAAGGAAATATTTCAAAAAAGAGGATGGTTAAAAATAGAAAATATAAAAGATAATAATCTCTTGAAATTCCAATATAAATTTTTAGAAGTCAATATATATTGGAATAATTTTGACGAAATATTATTGAAAAGTAGATGCTGTATTAGCATGGCAGGAACAGCAGCAGAGCAAGCGATTGGATTAGGAAAACCGGTTATTCAGATTGAAGGTAAAGGTCCACAATTTACAAAAACTTTTGCAGAAGCGCAAAGACGTTTGCTTGGGAAATATGTTTTTTGTGCCAGTAATTATAAAGACAAAAATGATCAAATCAATCAGACAATTAAATTGATTATAAAAATAATGTACCTTATACAGCTAAATAAGAAGTTTATGATTTCATGTAATGAAAATGCCAAAAAAAGACTGGGTGAAAATAAAGCTTGTCTTAAGATTGTTGATGATATAAATATTGCTATAAAAAATGACTGA